A single genomic interval of Gallus gallus isolate bGalGal1 chromosome 10, bGalGal1.mat.broiler.GRCg7b, whole genome shotgun sequence harbors:
- the ZFAND6 gene encoding AN1-type zinc finger protein 6: MAQETNRSQVPMLCSTGCGFYGNPRTNGMCSVCYKEHLQRQNSNGRISPPATSVSSITESLPVQCTEGSAQETQSTLDSSSTQSMQPSPVSSQSLLTESVASSQPDSTAVDKTVPETEELQASVSENAEPTPEEQDKSLDKPKQKKNRCFMCRKKVGLTGFECRCGNVYCGMHRYSDVHSCSYNYKADAAEKIRKENPVVVGEKIQKI; this comes from the exons ATGGCTCAAGAAACTAACCGTAGCCAAGTCCCTATGCTTTGTTCCACTGGTTGCGGATTTTATGGGAACCCTCGGACAAATGGCATGTGTTCAGTATGCTACAAAGAACATCTTCAGAGGCAGAACAGTAATGGTAGAATTAGCCCTCCTG CAACTTCTGTCAGTAGTATAACTGAGTCCTTACCGGTTCAGTGCACAGAAGGCAGTGCCCAGGAAACTCAGTCAACTTTAGATTCTTCATCGACTCAATCTATGCAGCCAAG CCCTGTATCAAGTCAGTCACTTCTAACAGAATCTGTAGCATCATCCCAACCCGATAGCACGGCTGTGGACAAAACAGTACCTGAGACAGAAGAGTTGCAAG CTTCAGTGTCAGAGAACGCAGAGCCTACACCTGAAGAACAAGACAAGTCACTTgacaaaccaaaacagaaaaagaatcgCTGTTTCATGTGCAGGAAGAAGGTTGGACTTACTG GGTTTGAGTGTCGGTGTGGAAACGTTTACTGTGGCATGCACCGCTATTCAGATGTACACAGTTGCTCTTACAATTACAAAGCTGATGCTGctgagaaaatcagaaaagagaaTCCTGTagttgtgggggaaaaaatccaGAAGATCTga